TACTTGGAGCAGAAAAAAATCTTATCGGTCGTTTTCTGCCCTCCACCCACCCAAGCCAGGAAATGAAAGTTGCTAAACTAgttttggtagatttttcttgGAAGCCAAGAGATTGCACACCACTGGATGTAAGCCACAGAAGGGGTCTGGGGAGAAAGGACTACTGAGATGAACAGCTAGAAAGTACTTCCCGTTATTCAACTATTTCTGGATCTGAGTCCAACTTCCCATGGACTCTTATCCCTTGAACGCCAGATCCTggctcagctcacaggcttgtCTGCATGCCAGGTGAACAGATTGCTTATATCTAGCTCCAGAATTAGCCCTATGTACTATGACATGATAGAAGCGTGAAATCCCCTACCTATTCCCTCCCCATTCTCCCATCCAGGCTCAGTCACCTTTCCCGGTTGCCTTGATCCAAGGCCCGATACGGGATATCCAGGAAGAGTCGACGGTCACAGAGAAGGCCGTGCCAATGGGCAGAGGTCTGGGAGGTGAGGCGGAAGTGAAAGTCTAACTGTACTGGGTCCTGGTGGAGCAGGGGGTCAGTAGCCAGCACCGTCAAGTTCCCAGCCTGGAAAAGGAGTAAAAATGCTCCTCTAGTATTCAAATCAGACCTCAGGCAGATTGGGGTGTGTCCGTTGAAGCAAGGAGAGCGTTGATGGGGAGAGCCCGGGAGAATCGGAGCCAAGATCTTAAAGATGCAATAATATCCCTTAGTCCCAGGAACTAATAGCCTATGCCTATTACGGAGTTCTTTATATCAAACAATCCAGCTGAGGCAGTATTACTGCCTGCTGACTTCAACCCAGGAGTACAATAACCATTTAGgaacttaaaaatgtttacatcAGACAGCTTAGGATTTAAACAAAGCTTTATAATGTGCTTCCTTTCTCACTAATAATTTCCACTTTTTTCATTATATGGGTTTTCTCTAAATTATTCTATTTAAAATGCCATGGTTACAACCAGGCTTGTTATTGCAATATGATATGTGGGCAAGTTCTGGATTCCAGATCCTGCTTAGCATCTAAACAGCTTTATGTCCCAGAAGTCCTATAGAGTTTGTTCTACCTTTGTCCTCACTCCCTCTTTTCCCATCCTGATTTTCACTACCATCTGTATGACCTTGATTTTACAGTCGGCCAGAATCCTTGTCTATATAACAAGTAGCTTTTACACGTGTTCCAAGATTCCATCTACCTCTATAATTCATCTTCCAACTTGCTAATGTCCCTCCTCTGCAAGGTATGCAAGAAAAGGTTGCCCTGTCACAGCACCAGCTCACAGTCCACTTACCGAATACAGTTCTTTAAGCTGGTCGTGGTTACCCTGCTCGGTGCTTTTGCCCTCCTGGAGGCCTACTAGGGACTCAGGAGCACTGGAGGCAGGAACGGGGCTGGAGTGTCAAGTCCTCCTTTTCCTTATAAGTGATGCTGTTGGGAAAGAGACCCAAATTAGTTTATCTTGGaatctgaggtgggaagatacaCAGTACCAGGCTCTGGCatgatcttctgtattttctgttgTCCAGCCTGTTTCTATGTTCCTGGGCCAACCAGATGGAAAAACTCTAAAGTTCCATGCCAGCTTTCCACCCCCATTCTGTTGTTATTTCTTGCCATTTGGGAAATTCTTTCAAATTCTTTTACCTTTTccttacattttatataaacaacTACAAATAGAGATGAAAACAAGTACCTTTTATAACAACGAGGCAGCATCTTCTCCCGGAGGGTGATCCGGTACTTGTAACAGTAAAGGTAATAGGCGTATGGTGACCAGATCGGGTAGAGGTAGTTACGTGTTTTTCCCCTCTTGATATAAGAAAGGGAGTAGACAGAGGGGCGACACCTGTTACAAGGCAGTTTTTCAGTTCAGTGCCTCCCTGTGGCAAAGTGAAGTTCACAGGTGGGTGGCAGAGCTTTAGGCAACCTGGTGGCATTGTGACCCGGTGGGCACTATGACATGGATAAGGGGTCAGCCCTTATGTCACCTCAGGACTCCACTCTGCTGCTCATCTACCCTAATCCCTTATCCAAGGCTCATATTCAACTAGTATGCATGTTATGGCTGtatgaatgattaaaaaatagaacttgAAGACTTCTGTACTGGTTGGCCAAAAGCCCTGCCTGAGCACTTGTGCCCACCCACCCTGCTCCTCTGTGGACACTCCCCTTCCCCTAAAATCCAGCAAGTAAAGAGTTGGTATCTGACTCTTCCAAGGCTCTGATCCAGTGGTGACCTGATTAGTTGGTTCCCAGTTCATACcagttgagtatttttattatcatcCCTGCCCTTAATAACCCAGGATCCTTGTAGGGTAGGAATTGCAAACTAAATGCCTTCAGGGGCCTAGACAGCTTGTGGAAATTAGTGGAGTGGCAAGGTAGGGCTGTAGCAAAATAGGAAAGCTCACACCTTATCTAAAGGAAGTCCACACAACTCAATTCCATCCAGTTCCATGCAAGAATGCAGACTTGATGGTGCTGTATCGTATGATTTTTGAACAGAAACTGGAAAGACAGTCTTGTAGTaaatctcaccaattttaaaaaatatcgactactgggccaggcgcggtggctcacgtctgtaatcccagcactttgggaggctgaggcgggcgtatcacaaggtcaggagatcgagaccatcctggctaacacgatgaaactctgtctgtactaaaaatacaaaaaatcagccaggcgtggtggcgggcacctgtatttccagctacaccggaggctggggcaggagaatggcctgaacccaggaggcggagcttgcaatgagctgagatcgtgccactgcactccagcctgggcgacacagcgagactccgactcaaaaataaaaaaaataaaaaatcgaCTACTAAAAAAATTGTTGATAAACAACATTGTAAGCAAAATTTGATTCTGGGACTGCCAATTTGAGACCTCTGCatatttatccattcaacaaatatttattgagggtctactatgagccaggcactattctaggtgcttgagatacatcagtgaacaaaacaaatccCTACCCTATGGAACATATCTTCTAAAAGTGAGAGGACAAACCTAGAAAATAAACATAGTAAATTATTTAGTATGTTAGAAGGTAACTGCTATGGGGTGGGGGGAATAGAGCAAGATAAAGGAAGATAAGGAATGTGAAGGGGATGGGTCAGGGTTACAGTAAGAAATAGGGTGATCTCTCACTGAAAAAACTGACATTTAATTAAACACTTGGACGATGTGAGGTTGTTAACCAAGCCAGCATCTGAGGATAAGAGCATCCAACGCAAAAGCAGCCAGTGCAAAACCCCTGGGCAGGAAACTTGCCTGGTGTTTTCAAGAAACAAGGAGGCCACTGTGGGTGGAGCAGTGTAAATTATAGAGTAGCTAATGGGGTCAGCGTATGTATGGCCTTGTAGACCATCCGATGGCCTTTTTCTTTTACCTTGAGTAAAGGAGGAAGTCATTACAAAGTTTTGGGTGGAAGAACGACATGATCTGACTTATGctttaaaaagatcattctggctgctATAAATAAGCTACAGAGAATTATAAACTGTAGAGAATTAAGGGAGATCTTTTAGGGGACTATTGCAGTAATCCAGGAGAAAGTAGTGTCTTATTCCAAGGTAGAGCATTGGAGGTGGTGACAAGTGGTTGGATTCTGGAAATACAAGTGCTCCTTGACTTAAAATAGGGTTATGTTCTGATAAACCCATCGTATGTTGAAactatcataagttgaaaatgcatataATACACCTACCAAACACCATAGCTTAGCCTAGTCtatcttaaacatgctcagaCAACTTAGCCGACAGTTGGgtaaaatcatctaacacaaagcctattttacaataaagtgttgcatatttcatgtaatttattgatgTCCTACTGAGTGCAcatcactttcacaccatcaCAAACTCAAAAATTGTAAATCCAAGTCAGGGACTATGTGTAATTTAAAGGTCGAACCCACAGGATTTCCTGATGGAGTATGAGAGAAAAGAgttagaatggaaagaatggagtttCTGTCAACTGAGAGGAAAAAGGCTGCAGATGGGGCAGTTTTGGGGGTGAGGGGGGAATAAATTAGTTTGGGACAGTTAACTTTGAGGTGTCCTTTGGATACATAAGCGGAAAATGACGAATAAACAGTTGAATATTTGAGACGAGTTTGGGAGATGTCTAGGATGGAACTAGAAATTTGGGAGTCATTGGCATATAAATGGTATTGTAAGCCACGAGACTGGATGAGATCAACAGTCAGTGTATACTGAGAAgagtaaagatttaaaaacgGAGTCCCGGGGGCAT
This portion of the Pongo abelii isolate AG06213 chromosome 1, NHGRI_mPonAbe1-v2.0_pri, whole genome shotgun sequence genome encodes:
- the OAZ3 gene encoding ornithine decarboxylase antizyme 3 isoform 2 (protein translation is dependent on polyamine-induced +1 ribosomal frameshift; isoform 2 is encoded by transcript variant 2) is translated as MTVPWRPGKRRITYKEKEDLTLQPRSCLQCSESLVGLQEGKSTEQGNHDQLKELYSAGNLTVLATDPLLHQDPVQLDFHFRLTSQTSAHWHGLLCDRRLFLDIPYRALDQGNRESLTATLEYVEEKTNVDSVFVNFQNDRNDRGALLRAFSYMGFEVVRPGHPALPPLDNVIFMVYPLERVVGHLPSEPP
- the OAZ3 gene encoding ornithine decarboxylase antizyme 3 isoform 1 (protein translation is dependent on polyamine-induced +1 ribosomal frameshift; isoform 1 is encoded by transcript variant 1; non-AUG (CUG) translation initiation codon); this encodes MPCNRCRPSVYSLSYIKRGKTRNYLYPIWSPYAYYLYCYKYRITLREKMLPRCYKSITYKEKEDLTLQPRSCLQCSESLVGLQEGKSTEQGNHDQLKELYSAGNLTVLATDPLLHQDPVQLDFHFRLTSQTSAHWHGLLCDRRLFLDIPYRALDQGNRESLTATLEYVEEKTNVDSVFVNFQNDRNDRGALLRAFSYMGFEVVRPGHPALPPLDNVIFMVYPLERVVGHLPSEPP